One window of the Camarhynchus parvulus chromosome 2, STF_HiC, whole genome shotgun sequence genome contains the following:
- the KIF15 gene encoding kinesin-like protein KIF15: MAPGEKGGLRDSSISLLNSSSVEGDAIKVFVRVRPPSDSTALTDGDHGLCLSVLSSNTIRLHSKPEPKIFTFDCVANMETTQESVFSSVAKNIVESCMNGYNGTIFAYGQTGSGKTFTMMGPSDSDNFTHSLRGVIPRSFEYLFFLIEREKEKAGTGKSFLCKCSFIEIYNEQIFDLLDSASAGLFLREHIKKGVFVDGAVEQVVSSAAEAYQVLTTGWRNRRVASTSMNRESSRSHAVFTITVESMEKNNEVVNIRSSLLNLVDLAGSERQKDTHTEGLRLKEAGNINRSLSCLAQVITALVDVGNGKQRHVCYRDSKLTFLLRDSLGGNAKTCIIANVHPGSKCFGETLSTLNFAQRAKLIKNKAVVNEDTQGNVNQLQAEVKKLKEQLAKLTSVPSVCSISVSQDAVEKGKSNINYMNNFLEAMLFWEKSEGEKKNLLEKVAQLEELCAKKEKFVQSNKMIVKFREHHIVRLERLHKEAGGMLLPKEQDDLLSDLREEVQILREQMEQHPRIAKYAMENHNLREENKKLRSLQSVKKAQEIDAQTIAELEKAFLEASATEKSTKGHRLHSSTMSVEGNSLASVERLKAHLLQTQAELATSKQEYEEFKELTKKKQMELESELQSLQKANQHLENILEATKAHKRQEVSQLHKLHRESLKSITTPTRAYQLRSRLVPRISPDYNFEDFQHSEEMMDDILKEPVPPEMSEQACEAIAEELKMAQEQLSTMQTKLDEEESKNMKLQQHINKLEHHSAQIQELLSSERNDWSKERQELHEQIKSLEKQLQESQNNADLLTSEVHDLRIVLQSADKELSDVKLEYSAFREKQEKEISQLSGRHMDVQFQLDSVRLEHEKILEEKASLQDDYDNLQEVAKFETDQLKQQLEEGKQEAEAMKTELSNLLQLLKTEKEHNEKLTLQLQEDKENNSKELLKVLEKGQVEKPFSELETQCEQQEAKLRTLEQELAAAEETIASLKKTNDTDKEVVTDLMRQIQELRSSINHKTESIDGLTRELEDINYKYNIVLAAKEESTGIIEDQEKKIEELKEALEGREIADNIERDLLCEELRHTADQLISLTEASKKHHALLQCAQEDIAKKEAVIQELREQLDKMTVELENRKSEYELKMKQIDCFVDSSSVTFPQCPKTPPNFDVNLAKLLETHEQEIADRRASAINLEHLVHELNEERRAKNDEILRLKDQLNELENLRLEMQILVENNRSLQSLVEAQRPSKNSDQKHPDVLKEKEEEIAEERLAKNKAVEEMLKIKAELEETKNILRIQEKSCHEMTLEMERTRTLELKAFNEKEEIRSKLEEAYEEKDRIEKEMKLLRKQVDSLAEENGKLLGHQNLNQKIQYLVKLKKDYAKLTEETEKLRVENIFLKESKKCDICRQNQR, translated from the exons tGTTGAAGGTGATGCTATCAAGGTTTTTGTACGGGTGCGTCCCCCTTCAGACAGCACTGCATTAACGGATGGAGATCATGGCCTGTGTTTATCTGTGCTTTCATCAAACACCATCCGCCTGCACTCAAAGCCTGAGCCTAAGATCTTCACTTTTGATTGTGTTGCAAATATGGAAACAACACAg GAGTCTGTGTTCTCAAGTGTGGCTAAAAACATTGTTGAATCTTGTATGAATGGCTACAATGGAACCATCTTTGCATA tGGCCAGACTGGGTCAGGAAAAACCTTTACTATGATGG GACCATCTGATTCTGATAATTTCACTCACAGTCTGAGAGGTGTAATTCCACGGAGCTTTGAAtacttattttttctaattgagcgggaaaaggaaaag GCTGGCACTGGAAAGAGTTTTCTCTGCAAATGCTCATTTATTGAAATCTACAATGAACAGATATTTGACTTGCTAGATTCTGCTTCAGCTGGACTCTTTCTCAGAGAACACATCAAGAAGGGAGTCTTTGTTGATGGTGCTGTTGAACAGGTGGTGTCATCTGCTGCTGAAGCATACCAG GTATTAACCACGGGCTGGAGAAACCGTCGTGTGGCATCGACCTCCATGAACAGAGAATCCTCCAGATCCCATGCAGTTTTCACTATCACAGTGGAATCCATGGAGAAAAACAATGAGGTTGTTAACATTCGCTCCTCCCTGCTCAACCTGGTTGATTTGGCAGGATCTGAGAGACAGAAAGACACCCATACAGAAGGACTGAGGTTAAAG GAAGCAGGCAACATCAATCGGTCACTAAGCTGCCTGGCCCAAGTAATCACAGCACTTGTTGATGTGGGCAATGGCAAACAGAGACACGTTTGTTACCGGGATTCCAAGCTCACTTTTCTTCTACGG GATTCCCTTGGTGGTAATGCAAAAACATGTATAATTGCCAATGTTCACCCAGGATCCAAGTGTTTTGGTGAAACACTGTCCACTCTTAATTTTGCTCAGAGAGCAAAGTTGATTAAAAACAAG GCTGTAGTAAATGAAGATACACAAGGAAATGTGAACCAGCTGCAAGCTGAAGTCAAGAAGTTGAAAGAGCAGCTTGCTAAACTTACTTCAGTGCCATCTGTGTGCAGTATTTCTGTATCACAAG ATGCTGTTGAAAAAGGGAAGAGCAACATAAATTACATGAACAACTTTCTTGAAGCAATGTTGTTCTGGGAGAAATCAGAAGGTGAAAAGAAG AATTTATTAGAAAAAGTGGCACAGCTAGAAGAGCTGTGtgccaagaaggaaaaatttgttCAGTCCAATAAAATGATCGTTAAATTCCGGGAACACCATATTGTTCGCTTGGAGAGGTTGCATAAAGAAGCTGGTGGAATGTTATTGCCAAAAGAGCAAGATGATCTCCTCAGTGACTTGAGGGAGGAAGTGCAGATACTCAGAGAACAG ATGGAACAACACCCACGAATTGCAAAATATGCCATGGAGAACCATAATCTCAGAGAGGAGAATAAAAAACTTCGTTCTTTACAATCAGTTAAAAAGGCCCAAGAAATTGATGCTCAGACCATTGCAGAgctagaaaaagcttttttggaAGCTTCAGCCACAGAGAAAAGTACTAAAG GTCACCGCTTACATTCCAGCACCATGTCAGTGGAAGGCAACTCGCTGGCATCTGTGGAAAGGCTGAAAGCTCATCTGCTGCAGACCCAAGCTGAACTGGCAACTTCAAAGCAAGAATACGAAGAATTTAAAGAGCTAACCAA gaaaaaacagatgGAACTGGAATCAGAGCTCCAATCCCTTCAGAAAGCCAACCAACATCTTGAAAACATTCTGGAGGCAACCAAAGCACACAAGCGCCAAGAAGTCTCTCAGCTCCATAAGCTACACAGAGAAAGCCTTAAG AGCATAACCACTCCAACTAGAGCTTACCAGCTAAGGTCTCGCCTTGTGCCGCGAATAAGCCCAGATTATAATTTTGAAGATTTTCAGCATTCTGAAGAGATGATGGATGACATTCTAAAAGAGCCAGTTCCTCCAGAGATGAGTGAACAAGCATGTGAAGCCATTGCTGAGGAGCTCAAAATGGCACAG GAGCAACTGAGCACAATGCAGACAAAGCTGGAtgaagaagaaagcaagaaTATGAAACTCCAGCAGCATATTAATAAACTGGAGCATCACTCTGCACAAATTCAGGAG CTTCTTTCATCTGAAAGGAATGACTGGAGTAAAGAGCGCCAGGAGCTCCATGAACAGATAAAATCACTTGAAAAGCAGCTTCAGGAAAGTCAAAACAATGCTGATT TATTGACAAGTGAAGTCCATGACTTGCGCATTGTCCTGCAGTCTGCAGACAAGGAGCTGTCTGATGTAAAACTGGAATATAGTGCCTTTagggaaaagcaagagaaagaaataagtCAGCTTTCTGGTAGACATATGGATGTACAGTTCCAGCTGGACAGTGTCAG GCTAGAACATGAAAAGATTCTTGAAGAAAAGGCAAGCCTGCAGGATGACTACGACAATTTGCAGGAGGTGGCCAAGTTTGAGACAGACCAGCTGAAGCAACAACTTGAGGAGGGGAAGCAAGAAGCAGAAGCAATGAAAACTGAGCTGAGT AACCTTTTGCagcttctgaaaacagaaaaagaacataATGAAAAACTAACATTGCAATTacaagaagacaaagaaaacaattcaaa gGAGCTGTTGAAAGTACTTGAAAAGGGACAGGTGGAGAAACCATTTTCAGAATTGGAGACacagtgtgagcagcag GAAGCAAAACTGAGGACATTGGaacaggagctggctgctgccGAAGAGACTATTGCTTCTTTGAAGAAGACAAATGATACAGATAAG GAAGTTGTAACTGACTTGATGAGACAGATCCAGGAGCTGAGGTCTTCAATTAATCATAAAACTGAGTCCATAGATGGGCTGACAAGAGAGCTCGAGGATATAAAT TACAAGTATAATATTGTTCTGGctgcaaaagaagaaagcacGGGAATCATAGAAGATCAGGAAAAGAAGATTGAAGAACTGAAGGAAGCtttggaaggaagagaaatagcTGATAACATTGAG AGGGACCTTCTGTGTGAAGAATTGCGTCACACTGCTGATCAGCTGATCAGTCTGACAGAGGCCTCTAAGAAACACCATGCATTGCTCCAGTGTGCACAGGAAGACATAGCAAAGAAAGAAGCTGTAATCCAGGAACTCAGGGAACAg TTAGACAAAATGACAGTGGAACTGGAGAACAGGAAGAGTGAATATGAactgaaaatgaagcaaatagATTGCTTTGTGGACTCATCTTCAGTAACATTTCCTCAG TGTCCTAAAACTCCTCCTAATTTTGATGTTAATTTGGCCAAGCTTTTGGAAACTCATGAGCAAGAAATAGCTGATCGAAGGGCCTCTGCAATAAATCTGGAGCACCTTGTGCATGAACTGAATGAAGAACGAAGAGCAAAAAATGATGAAATTCTAAGGCTGAAG GATCAATTAAATGAGTTGGAGAACTTGCGTCTGGAAATGCAGATATTGGTGGAGAACAACAGGAGTTTACAGAGCCTTGTAGAAGCTCAGAGACCAAGCAAGAACAg TGATCAGAAACATCCTGATGTTCttaaagagaaagaggaagagattGCTGAAGAGCGACTTGCCAAG aataaagcagtggaagaaatgctgaaaatcaaAGCAGA ATTAGAAGAGACCAAAAATATCCTCAGAATCCAAGAGAAAAGCTGTCATGAAATGACTTTGGAGATGGAACGAACAAGGACATTGGAGCTCAAagcatttaatgaaaaagaagaaattagatCAAAACTGGAGGAAGCATATGAAGAAAAAGACAGGATTGAAAAG GAAATGAAATTGCTGAGGAAGCAAGTTGACTCGCTTGCTGAGGAGAATGGGAAATTACTTGGTCATCAAAACCTAAACCAGAAGATTCAGTATCTTGTGAAACTGAAGAAAGATTATGCTAAACTTACAGAG GAGACTGAAAAGCTACGagttgaaaacatttttttgaaaGAATCAAAAAAATGCGACATTTGTAGACAAAATCAGCGGTAA